A stretch of the bacterium genome encodes the following:
- a CDS encoding FHIPEP family type III secretion protein, protein MALSRAQAVPRLTWMQQADILIAIFILCIIVMLVIPLPPLFIDLSIAMNLTLAIVVILSVSYLSKVTDFSVFPSLLLVTTVYRLAIEVSTARLILNGRGGEVGIVRTFGTFVVGGNLVVGIVIFLILVIIQLLV, encoded by the coding sequence ATGGCTCTATCAAGAGCACAAGCAGTTCCAAGATTAACCTGGATGCAGCAGGCAGATATATTAATTGCAATATTTATACTTTGTATCATCGTAATGCTGGTTATTCCACTACCACCATTATTTATTGATTTATCCATCGCTATGAATTTAACCTTAGCCATTGTGGTTATTTTATCTGTGAGTTACTTATCTAAAGTGACTGATTTTTCTGTATTTCCATCTCTTTTATTGGTGACGACTGTGTATCGGTTAGCGATTGAAGTTTCTACTGCAAGGCTTATTCTCAACGGACGGGGTGGAGAGGTAGGGATTGTGCGGACATTTGGAACATTTGTCGTGGGTGGGAATTTAGTTGTTGGGATTGTGATATTTCTGATTTTAGTTATAATTCAACTTTTAGTGA